One Streptomyces dangxiongensis genomic window, GGGCTCCTCCATCGCGGTCAGCGCGAGAAGCTGGAGGAGGTGGTTCTGGATGACGTCCCGGGCGGCGCCGATGCCGTCGTAGTAGCCGGCCCGGCCGCCGATGCCGATGTCCTCGGCCATGGTGATCTGCACGTGGTCCACGAAGGACCGGTTCCAGATCGGCTCGAACATCGTGTTGGCGAACCGCAGCGCGAGTATGTTCTGGACGGTCTCCTTGCCGAGGTAGTGGTCGATCCGGAACACCTGGTCCGGCTCGAACACCTCGTGCACGACCTTGTTCAGCTCCTCGGCCGACGCCAGGTCGTGCCCGAAGGGCTTCTCGATGACCGCGCGCCGCCAGGAACCGCCCGACTGGTCGGCCAGGCCGTGCTTCTTGAGCTGCTGGATGACCACCGGGAAGGAGCGGGGCGGCACCGACAGGTAGAAGGCGAAGTTGCCGCCCGTGCCCTGTGCCTTGTCCAGCTCCCCGATGGTGGCGCGCAGCCGCTCGAAGGCCTCGTCGTCGTCGAAGGTGCCCTGGACGAAGCGCATCCCCTGGATGAGCTGCTGCCAGACCTCCTCACGGAACGGGGTGCGCGAGTGCTCCTTGACCGCGTCGTGCACGACCTGGGCGAAGTCCTCGTGCTCCCAGTCGCGGCGGGCGAAGCCCACCAGCGAGAAGCCCGGCGGCAGCAGACCCCGGTTGGCGAGGTCGTACACCGCGGGCATCAGCTTCTTGCGGGACAGGTCGCCCGTGACGCCGAAGATGACCAGGCCCGACGGCCCCGCGATACGCGGGAGCCGCCGGTCGGCCGGGTCACGAAGCGGGTTCGCTCCGGAACCGGAAACGGGTGACAACTCAGCCCTCCGAAGGGGCGAGGCGCTCGAGCTCCGCCTGGGTCGACTTCAGGAGGTCGTTCCAGGACCCCTCGAACTTCTCGACGCCCTCCTCCTCCAGGACGCGCACGACGTCGTCGTACGCGATGCCGAGCTTCTCCAGCGCGTCGAGGTCGGCACGCGCCTGCTCGTAGGTGCCGGCGACGGTGTTGCCGCCGATCTCGCCGTGGTCCTCGGTGGCCTCCAGCGTGGCCTCCGGCATGGTGTTGACCGTGTTCGGCGCGACCAGCTCGGTGACGTACAGGGTGTCCGGGTACGCCGGGTCCTTCACGCCGGTCGACGCCCACAGCGGACGCTGCTTGTTGGCGCCCGCCTTCTCCAGCGCGTTCCAGCGGTCGGAGGAGAAGACCTCCTCGTACGCCTGGTAGGCGAGGCGCGCGTTGGCGAGGGCCGCCTTGCCGCGCAGCCCCTTGGCCTCGTCGGTGCCGATCTCGTCCAGGCGCTTGTCGATCTCGGTGTCGACGCGGGACACGAAGAAGGACGCCACGGAGTGGATCCCCGACAGGTCCAGGCCGCGCTCCTTGGCCTTCTCCAGGCCGGAGAGGTAGGCGTCCATGACCTCGCGGTAGCGCTCCAGCGAGAAGATCAGCGTGACGTTGACGCTGATGCCACGGCCGATGACCTCGCTGATCGCCGGGACGCCCGCCAGAGTGGCGGGGATCTTGATCAGGGTGTTCGGGCGGTCGACCAGCCAGGCGAGCTGCTTGGCCTCGGCGACGGTCGCGTGCTCGTCGTGGGCCAGCCGGGGGTCGACCTCGATGG contains:
- the tal gene encoding transaldolase, whose product is MTDALKRLSEEGVAIWLDDLSRKRITSGNLAELIDQQHVVGVTTNPTIFQKAISQGDGYDQQLSDLAARKVTVEEAIRMITTADVRDAADILRPVFDATDGQDGRVSIEVDPRLAHDEHATVAEAKQLAWLVDRPNTLIKIPATLAGVPAISEVIGRGISVNVTLIFSLERYREVMDAYLSGLEKAKERGLDLSGIHSVASFFVSRVDTEIDKRLDEIGTDEAKGLRGKAALANARLAYQAYEEVFSSDRWNALEKAGANKQRPLWASTGVKDPAYPDTLYVTELVAPNTVNTMPEATLEATEDHGEIGGNTVAGTYEQARADLDALEKLGIAYDDVVRVLEEEGVEKFEGSWNDLLKSTQAELERLAPSEG